The genome window AACCCCTATGCTTGCGAAACACGGCAAGGTTTTTGTTCTGGCCTGGTTTGCTCTGGTCCTGATCGTTTCACCGGTTCTGGCCGGGAATCTGGACAGGTTCACCGGGATGGAGGGCTCGCTGGATATCGCCGGAGGCACGGCGCACATCCCGGTGATGAATGAAGCGGCCAAGCGGATCATGACGTTCAATCCCAAGGTCCGAATCACCGTGGCCGGCGGGGGCACGGGGATCGGCGTGCAAAAAGCCGGGGAAGGGCTGGTGGACATCGGCAACACCGGTCGCCCCCTGTCCGATGAGGAAGTGAGCAAGTACGGACTGCGGTCGTTCGCCTTCGCCATCGACGGCGTTGCGCCCGTGGTTCATCCGGATAGCCACGTCGCGGATCTTACCGCCCAACAAATCAGGGACATTTTCGGCGGTCGGATAACGCGCTGGAGTGAGGTGGGCGGCAACGACGCGGCCATTCACGTTTACGGTCGTGAGGAGGCCAGCGGCACCCACGAGGTGTTTTGGGGCAAGCTGTTGAAAAAGGAAGCCGTGGTGGGTACGGCGAATATCATCCAGTCCAATGGAGCGATGAAAGTGGCCGTCTCTCAGGATCGCAACGCCATCGGGTACATGAGCATCGGGCACATCGACGATACCGTGAAGCCCCTGGCCGTGGACGGGGTCGTCCCTTCCCAGGAAACCGCCATTGACGGCAGCTACCCGGTGATTCGACATCTCTTCATGAACACCAAGGGCGATCCCGAGGGCCTGACCAGGGCGTTCATCGATTATATCCTGAGCGAGGATGGGGCCGGGATCATTCGCGCCTCCGGCTACATCCCGCTGCAGTAGTTATCAACAATCGTTTTTTCATGCTATCCGAATCCTGGATTCGGCGTGCCCTGTGCGCCGCCGCGACGACATGCGTCGCGGCGGCCTTCTGCATCCTGCTGGTCCTGGTTTATCTTGTGCTGCCGCTGTTCACCCCGGGCGGACTGGGCGCGGTTTTTTCCTGGCAGTGGCTGCCGTTTCAAGGCCAATTCGGCATCCTGCCGATGGTCACGGGATCCCTGCTCCTCTCTCTCGGGGCCTTGACTCTTGCCACGCCTTTGGCCGTGGGCGTTTCCTGCTTCGTCCAGGTGCTGGCGCCCAGGCGCGTCAAAGGCCTTTGTCTGGCCATGATCCATTACATGACCAGCATTCCCACGGTGATCTACGGCTTTGTCTCGATTTTTCTCCTGGTCCCGTTGATGCGCGAATGGTTTGATCGGGGTACCGGCTTTTCCCTGCTCACGGCCATGATCGCCCTGACCTTGCTCATCCTGCCGACCATCGTTCTGGTCTTTCACGCCACGTTGCGCGAAGTGGACCTCACGGCCCGGACAACGTGCGCTTCGCTGGGTTTTTCCAGACCGTCCTATATCCGACATGTCCTGCTTCCCTTGTCCCGGCGCGGCCTGCTGGCCGCCGTCATCCTCGGTTTTGGCCGGGCCGTGGGCGATACGCTGATTTCCTTGATGCTGGCCGGCAACGCCCCCATGGTTCCCGGCTCACCCCTGGACTCCATCCGCACCCTCACCGCGCATATCGGCCTGGTCGTGGCCACGGACAGCCAAAGCACGTTCTACCATTCCGTGTTCGCCTCCGGCCTGATTCTTTTCCTGATCATGATTCTGATCAATCTGGCCTTGCGTGGACTGGGCCGCTCCTACACCTCATGACGCCAGGAACGCGACTCCGGATTGCCGACAAGGCCACCGTGGTCTTTTGCTGGGCCGCCGCAATGGGCACGGGCATGGCGGTTCTCACC of Desulfonatronum sp. SC1 contains these proteins:
- a CDS encoding phosphate ABC transporter substrate-binding protein; translation: MLAKHGKVFVLAWFALVLIVSPVLAGNLDRFTGMEGSLDIAGGTAHIPVMNEAAKRIMTFNPKVRITVAGGGTGIGVQKAGEGLVDIGNTGRPLSDEEVSKYGLRSFAFAIDGVAPVVHPDSHVADLTAQQIRDIFGGRITRWSEVGGNDAAIHVYGREEASGTHEVFWGKLLKKEAVVGTANIIQSNGAMKVAVSQDRNAIGYMSIGHIDDTVKPLAVDGVVPSQETAIDGSYPVIRHLFMNTKGDPEGLTRAFIDYILSEDGAGIIRASGYIPLQ
- a CDS encoding PstC family ABC transporter permease, with amino-acid sequence MLSESWIRRALCAAATTCVAAAFCILLVLVYLVLPLFTPGGLGAVFSWQWLPFQGQFGILPMVTGSLLLSLGALTLATPLAVGVSCFVQVLAPRRVKGLCLAMIHYMTSIPTVIYGFVSIFLLVPLMREWFDRGTGFSLLTAMIALTLLILPTIVLVFHATLREVDLTARTTCASLGFSRPSYIRHVLLPLSRRGLLAAVILGFGRAVGDTLISLMLAGNAPMVPGSPLDSIRTLTAHIGLVVATDSQSTFYHSVFASGLILFLIMILINLALRGLGRSYTS